The Candidatus Zixiibacteriota bacterium nucleotide sequence CCAAGCTCCAGATCGGCCAGATTCAGTATAACTGCATGCCGTACGAGAACGGCGGCATTGTCGATGACCTCCTGGTCTACCGCACTGGCGAGCAAAGCTACTTCCTCGTGGTAAACGCTTCGAATATCACCAAAGATTTCGATTGGCTGCGTTCGCACGTGAACGGCAAGGTCGATCTGGTCAATCGCTCGAGCGAATACGGGCTTCTGGCGATCCAGGGCCCCAACGCCCAAAAGGTGATGAGTCAGCTGACTGATTACAACCTTGAGTTGATCCCCTACTATCACCTGGCCAGCGCCCCGGTTGGCGGAGTGAACCTGATGTTTTCCCGCACCGGGTATACTGGCGAGGACGGGTTCGAGATCTACATCCCCCCGCAGCACTGTGACCGGCTCTGGGAGGCGGTTGTGTCCGCCGGCCGGAAGCAGGGGCTTGAACTTATCGGTCTGGGAGCGCGCGATACGCTTCGGCTCGAAATGAAGATGGCGCTCTACGGCAACGACATCGACCAAACTACGACACCGATCGAGGCCGGGCTGGGCTGGATTGTCGATCTGGAAAAGGACTTTATCGGCAAAGGCGTGATCGCCCGCCAGAAGGAAGAAAAGCCCACGCGTCGTCTGGTCTGTCTGGAAATGGACGGGCGCAACGTGCCTCGCCACGGCTTTGACATTTTCGATGGCACCGGCAAGATCGGCCACGTCACCTCCGGCACGTTCTCGCCGTCGCTCCAAAAACCTGTAGCACTCGGCTACGTCACCGCGGACAAATCCAAAATCGGCACCGTGGTAGAAATCGCGATCCGTGACAAACGCTTTCCGGCGGTGGTGGTCAAACCACCCTTCTACAAGAGTGCGTCGCACCGATAACTCCCGCTTATGAACATCCAGCTTCTCCTGACACCGTATCCGCTTGACCGGGCTGATCTCGATGGAAAAACGGTTGTGGTTGTGGACGTTCTTCGGTCCTCTACCACCATATGCGCTTCCCTATTGGCGGGCGCGAGGGGAGTGATTCCCGTAGCGGAGCCGGGCGAGGCGGGAGAGCTGCGGGCCAAGCTTGGTCCCGATTCCTCGGTGCTCGCGGGAGAGCGGCAGGGTGTCAAAATAGAGAATTTTCAGTTCGGCAACTCGCCCACAGAATTCACTCCGGAAACGGTGGCCGGTAAAAACGTCATCTTGTGCACCACTAACGGTACGCGTGTGTTCGGCTTGACCACCGGCGCCGGCCAGGTATTCTCAGGGGCCTTGACCAATGTTTCGAGTGTGGCCGACGCCCTGCTGGCGGAGATGAAGGACACGGTGATAGTCTGTTCCGGGCGCGAAGGCGGTTTTTCGATTGAAGACACGCTCTGCGGCGGACTACTGATCGACCAGCTCACAAGCCGGCTTCGCAGCGTGACACTCAACGATGCCGGCTCGATGGCGCGGCTGCTATATCGCGAGCGGAAGAACTCGCTTCACGAAGCCATCGCCCAGGGTGAGCACGGCCGTTTCCTGGCGTCCATCGGCCTTGACGGAGACGTGGCATTGTGCAGCCAGGTGGATGCGATGCCGATTCTGCCGGTGCTTAAGGATGGGCGGCTGGTCAGGGCGGAGAGCCTCTGATCGGTCGGGCTCAGACCTTGGTTCCGGGCCTGATTGCTTTCGGTGTCCTGTACACTTACCCTAAAGTCGGGGTATAAGCTGATATGTTGCGCGTCATTTCATCCTCTGTTATTGTTTTGCTGGTCACTCACGGTGCGGTTTGGGCAGCCAATCCCAACGGGATTCGCTGTGCTCTCAGCGTCCACCAGAATGACACTCTCGGTTCCGGCGAGGTGCTGATTTGGGCCGATACCGCTGACTTTCTGATGGGCAAGAACGTCACCGGGTTTGCGGTCGGCCTGTCTATGGAGATTAACGTCTCTAAGGTCGATTCGGCGTCCGCTAACATAACCGTCCACACCTACACGTTCGCTCCGCAGCCCAAGCACGGCGCCCGGAATTTCCTGGTGGAGTACGGGCTTCCCGGGCGGATCGAAAACCTGGTAGGCAAGAACGGGATTCGCTATCGCCTGACCCTGACGCCGCTTGAGCCCATAACGATCGATACGGCGTGGTGCCCGTACTCGCATCACAGGTCGGATGACTTTTCGGTCGATCCCTCCGCGCACATGAATATCTACTACGTTCCACAGACCCTGGGCGACTTTCACTGGAACGCCGTCAAAGGGATGCTCGAGGAGGAGTACGACAACTTCAGCCGCATGGTGAATTTCAGCATGCCGGGGAAATTCCTGCTCTACCTTTGCCCGTGCAAGCTGAGCACGGTAATCTGGGATGACCGGTACGCCATGATGATCGACCCCGTACGAAGCACCATGCACGCGGTTTACGCCAAGGACTACAACACGGTGTATCCGTTCCTGATCAGCCAGGCGGCGGTCTATCATAACTACGGCTATGCTCCGGCGTTTTTGGCCGACGGTTTCGCGAATTACCTCTCGTTCGCGATTTACGACGCCAAAAAGCTGAAGAAACAGGGGAAGCTGATTCCGCTCGATTCGTTGCTTGATACCTACGCCTATTACCAGTGCGATCCGCTCGTATCCGACCGCATCTCCGCTACGTTCGTACGTTATCTTATCGATCAGTACCAGATCGGAGTATTTATCGATCTGTATCGCAAGTCCGACGATCTCGGGCTGCGTGGGCAGATCGAATCGACGTACGGCAAATCGATTTCCACTTTGGAGTCGGAGTGGCTGCGCTATCTCGACACGGTACGGACTACTTTCGATCAGGCTGCGTACCACGCCGGTCTGGCCGAAACGCGCCTTGACTATGTGACCGCTCACGAGTATGCGGGCGAAATGCTGCGCCTTGCGGGCGGTCGTCGAGATTCGCTGGCCGCCCTGAACATGCTTTCTCGCACCGCTTTTTTTGCCGGCGACTACTACGCGGCTACGAAACGCGAGAGCGAGTGGCTTGGCCTGGTTGACACACTGGCCACGGAATGGATGAAACTCGCCGGTTATCACCTAATGAACGGCGACTACGATTCCGCGTCGGTGAGTTATGACCGAGCTGCTGCGCTTGATTCGGCCAATTCGCTGATTCGGTTTAACCAGGCCTTGCATCGCCTCTGTGTTGGCGACACGCTCGGCGCCCGCAAACTTTTCGGCGATGTCATACAGAGCGGTGCGTCATCGGGTGGTATGGTCGAGAGCCAGGTGATGTTGGGCCACCTGCTCCTGCAGACCGGAGCCGCCGCCGATAAATCCGAGGCGCTTCACCATTTCAACTCGGTGGTCTCGTCGCTTTCGCGCCAGGACCGCCGCCACAACCCGTCGGCCAGCCAACTCATGTGGTTAGGTATCGCTTATGCCGGGTTGGGGGATACCGGCAACGCCGACGACTATCTTCGGACCGCCCTGTTTCTCGAAACCCGGCCGTTCTATCAGGGCATGATCCGACTCTGGCTGGGCAAAGTGGCCGAGGCCCGCGGCGAGCGCGCGGTGGCGAGGGACTATTATCAGCAGGTCATTGCCGGTTCATCGGCGTACTACCATCAGGAAGAGGCCCGGCGGCTCTTGGAGCGGCCCGCCCGCCGATAGCCCATGTTCGGATTTCTCAACAGCACGGTACTGATTGCCGCCGCCGCGGCGCTTATCCCGTTGCTGATACATCTGTTTTCCCGCCGCCGCGTGCGGGTGGTTGAGTTCTCGTCGCTCAAACACCTCAAGCAGATGGAGAAACGCCAGTTGCGGCGGCTGAAAATCAGGCAGTGGCTTCTGCTTATTGCGCGGATGCTGATAGTACTGATGGCGGTGCTGGCGTTCGCCCGGCCGACTGTGCGCGAGGGCTCGGTAGGAGCTCATGCGTCGGTCGCCGCGGTCGTGCTCTTTGACAATTCGGCGTCGATGGATCGCTCGGTCGCCGACGGCAACCTGCTGGAACTGGCTCGACAGCGAACCGCCCAGTTACTGGAGACATTCTCTCAATCCGACAAGGTAGCTCTGGTGACGCTCGATAAATCAGGCGGGGCCGGGTTTCTCGAGATGGCGTCCCCGGCGGTTGCTGTGGAAGAGTTGACGCGTGTCCGACGGGGTGCGGCCAAAGCGGATTTGCAGTCCGGGATGCAGACAGCAATTGACTTGCTGCAATCAGCAACGAGTCTAAACCGTGAATTGTACCTGGTCGGGGATCGCCAGCGAACATCGCTCCCCGAACTTGACCTCCTGCACGACCAGGCATTTCCGCTCTACCAGGTGGACATCCCGCTCGAAGATGTCGACAACCTCGGCATTGTTGCGGTCGATTTCGGCGGCCAGCTCATTCATCCGGGACACGACTTCGACCTGGTGGCGACCATTCGCAATTATAGCCCGCGCGACAGCGATGAACGGATAGCGTCACTCTATCTGGACGGCCGTCGGGTTGCCCAGACCGATTTCGAGGTGCCATCGGGGGGAGAAACCACCGTGCGCTTCACTCGTTCGGTTGCTGGAACCGGTTTCCACTCCGGTTATGTGGAATTAACTGACGATCGCTTCGCACCAGACAACCGCTACTACTTCTCGTTCCGCATCCCGGAACAATCGAGTGTGCTCATTATCGACGGCGACCCGGTCACATCACTTTTGTCCCTGGCGCTGGTGCCCGACGCTTCCGGTGCGCAGTACTGGTCGGTCAAAGTAGCCGGACCGGGTCATCTGGCCGGTGTGAACTTTCTGGACTACAGTGTGATTGTAGCGGCCGGAATGCCGAGGCTGGACGAGGCCCACCTTCGCCGGCTCCAGGCGTATGTACGCCGAGGCGGCGCGCTCTTTCTCACCTACGGCGGCAATACCGACATAGACTATTTCAACGCGGCCTGGTCGGAGATTACCGGCATCAACTACAAATCCCCGGTGCGGCACAGTTTTTCCCGGGCCGGCTTCTACACGTTCGATAGGATCGAGTTCACCCATCCGGTATTCCTGCCGTTTCATCTGGAGCAGGGCCGTCCACCGGAAATCAAATTCTTCACTTTGCCACAGCTCGAGGTTGTCAGTAGGGCAAAGACGCTGGTGAGCTTTACAGGCGAGGCGGCGGCGCTGGTCGAGTCCCAAGCCGGAGATGGGCGCGTGATGACATTCACAGGTCCGATGTCTCCTGAGTTTAGTGACCTGACAAGCCACGGGTTCTTCGTCCCCTTCGTTTCGCGAGTTATTGAGTACCTGGCATCCGATCTCACCAGTCTGGAAATCAAGCTTTTTGCGGGACAGAGCCTGACCAGGTCGCTCCCGCCGGGCGAGGCCGCCGGCCTGGGAGTCGATCTGATCCTGCCTGACAGCAGCGCGGTGCGACTGGCGCTCGAGGACAGCGAGGGGGCCAGTGAGGTGCGGATTAACCAGGCAAGCCAGGCCGGAGTCTATCGCATGGTGAACCGGGGGCGGGAGATCGATCGCTTTGCGGTCAATATCGATCCAATCGAATGCGACCTGGCATCGGTTGACCACGATCAACTGGCCCAGTCATTGGGCGCCGGGGTGTCACGTCGGCTGAACTACGGCGCGCCGCTGGCGGAGGCGCTGGCCCGTTTTCGGGTCGGCCGGGAACTCTGGCCGCTGTTTCTCTGGGCGGCGGCTATGCTGCTGGCGGCGGAGATGCTGCTTGGGCGGCGGTCTCCGGAGGAATAGCCGATGACCCTGTTTACCGCCGACAGCCTGTCCAAGCGCCACAAGGACCAGGTCATTCTCGACCGTGTTTCCTTCACTCTGCGCTCCGGCGAGCGCATCGCCCTGGTGGGGAAGAACGGTATCGGCAAGACGACGCTACTCGAGATTATCGCGGGCAAACAGTCCGTGGATTCAGGCGTGGTATGCCGGCCTCGCGATTGTATCGTCGACTATGTCGAACAGGAAAAAAACGAATATCTCGATATGACCCTGTTCGATTTTGTGGCCGACGCCCGATCGGATCTGATTCAGACTCGTCGCGAAATCGCCCGACTCGAACAATATCTTGAGGAAAACCCCGCCGACTCAGTTCAGCTGGAACGGTTCGGTACGCTCCAGCATGACTACGAACGGCTCGACGGGTTCAGCTTTGATTCGCAGGTGGGCGCCATCCTCGTTGGTCTCGGTTTTGCCGCCGATCGTCTTAGCGAGCGTCTGCGGCACTTTTCGGGAGGCGAGCGTAACCGGGCCGGGCTTGCGCGAATACTGGCCGGGCAGGGTAATCTGCTTCTGCTCGACGAGCCGACCAATCATCTCGATATCGAGTCGACCGCCTGGCTCGAGCAGTATCTCAGGGAACTGGACAAAACTATGGTGGTAGTCTCCCACGACCGCACTTTTCTGAACGCAACAACCGACCAGGTGTGGGAGCTAACCGGCGGCAAGATCGAGAAGTACTTCGGCGGAATCGAGCGCTACCTGACCGAACGGGTGACCCGACGGGAACAGTCGGCGCACTGGTATCGTCACCAGCAGGAAGAAATCAAGCGCCTTGAAGAATATATTCGCCGTAACATGGCCGGACAGAAAACCAAGCAGGCCCAGTCCAAGCTGAAATATCTCGGGAGAATAAAGCGTCTGCCGCCACCACCGCCTGAGGACACCGGCCCGTCAATTTCCGTGCACTCCTCGGGTCGGTCATATGCCCATGTGCTGTCGATGCAGGATGTCACGGTGGCGTACGGCAGCCAGCCGATCGTAGAGGACCTGGATTTGGACATCTACCGTGGTGACAAGGTCGGCCTGATCGGTCGCAACGGCTCCGGCAAGACCACACTGCTCAAAGCAGTAATCGGAGAGCTCGCACCAGTGGCGGGGAGTGTCCGTCTTGGCAATAATGTCGACGTGGCTTATTTCGATCAGGATTTGTCCGATCTGGTTGACGACGCCACCGTGCTGGACAATCTCTGGAATGTCGATCCGAGCACGGAGGTCGGCGCGATCAGGTCGTTTCTGGCGCGATTCGGCTTCACGGGGGAAGACGTGCTCAAAAGAGTAGCGGCGCTCTCCGGTGGCGAGAAGACCAAACTCTGTCTCGCCAAACTGCTTTATCACCCGGCAAACTTGATCATCATGGATGAACCGACCAATCATCTCGACATGGCGGCGCGTGAGGCGCTCGAGGCCGCCCTGCAGGACTATGACGGAAGCTGTCTTATAGTCAGTCATGACCGGTACTTCCTGGATCAGGTAGTCGATCGCATAGTGCATATTCATAACGGCCATGCGCGGGTTTACAGCGGAAACTACTCGGCCTTTGCCGAAAAGATGGCCGCCGCGGCGCCGCCGCCGAAAGTCAAGAGCCCGGATCAGAAGCGGGAGTTTGTGGAGTTCAAGGAGCGCTCCAAACAACGCTCGCGCCATCGGAAGGCGGTCGAGGCCACCCGGGCCGATATCGCTGCTGCTGAAAGCGAGCTTGAGGTCATCGAAAGTCAGTTGGCCGCCAACGATCGCGCTGCTGATTGGGAGCACCTGAGCCAACTGACCGAGCGGCAACGTCAGCTTGAAAACGAAATCCTGGAGCTGTACGCCGAACTCGACCGACTGGAGGCGGCGGAACATGATTAGAATCCTGTCTATCTCCGGCTCGCCGGTGCCGGGGTCATCAACCGAGATCCTGCTGGAGCGGATCGCGGCATCGCTGGGAAAGGCGCTCGCTGTGAAATCGCGGCATGTCTTTGTGCGGCTCTCAGATTATGATATCGCCCCCTGCCAGGCCTGCGGCGAGGCGCCCACCCCGCGATATTGCTTCATTGATGATGCCATGACTGAGCTGTACGAGAAGGTCGAAGAGTGCGACTGCCTGCTATTCGGCTCGCCGATCTACTTCGATTCCGTCTCAGCCCAGGCCAAAATCTTCATTGATCGCTGTAACTGCGTACGTCCGTATAACTTCGACCGAGGTCCCACGGGCCACCATTTTATAAGGCTGCTTCATCGCACCAGGCCCGGGGCGATTGTTTTGGTCGGCGGCGAGAAGGGGTGGTTCGAAGGCGCGAGGCGGTGCATAGCCGGGTTTTTCAAATGGATCGAAGTTACCAATGAAGCCTGTCTTAAATTTCACAGTCTCGAAGACAATAAGATTGGCGAAGCGCGAGAGCGCCCGGAAGCCTTGCGCGAGGCCGACGAGATCGGGCAGCGATTGGCCGAAATAATCGAGAGGCAGCATGGTCGGCGATAGTCTCGAAGAATACTACCGGGCGCGAGCTCCGGAATATGAACAGGTCTACTACAGGGATGACCCCGCCCGTCAGGCCGAACTGAGTGCCGAGTCCGAACGCCTGGCCCGACTCGCCGCCGGCAAGACGGTACTGGAACTAGCCTGCGGCACCGGCTGGTGGACCAAAGCAATGAGCGCTGACGCGGCGCGTATAGTGGCGACGGACATAGCCGGTGAGACGATTGCCCTGGCGCGTGAGAAGACTTACGGATGTGAGGTCGAGTTTCTTGTTGCCGATATGTTCACACACGAGTTTGAACGGGAGGCGTTCGATCTGGTGGTGCTGCGGTTCTGGTTTTCACACCACCCGCGACAGGACTTCGCAAAGCTGTTCGACATTTTGACCCGGCCCCTGAGGCGCGGGGGTCTTATCTGGATGATGGATAACAACCCGCCCGCACCCGGAACCGGCGGGCTGACCCACCAGACCGATAAACACGGCAACAACTACAAGCTGCGCACTTTGTCCAACGGGCAATCGTATCTCGTGCTCAAGAACTACTTTTCCCGGAACGAGTTAGAGGTGATTCTGGGGGAGCGGTTTGATATTCGATCTCTGATTCACCAGCCGTACTACTGGTCGGTCGTGGTCGCCCCGAAGGGAACCTGAGGGGGCGGCAAGTCGTTGCAGCGCAGGGTAGTGAAAGTTCGGGCCAGAAGCGGCTTTCGACTTGCGGAATCGGCCCGATGCCTTATATTACCAAGCTGTGGTTGGCACCCGCCGTAACTGGGTAACAATCGAGAAGCCGGCAAGAAAGTAGCTTTACATAAAGGTCTTAGACATGAAACCCGGGATTCACCCGAACTACAACGAATTGACAATCACCTGCGCCTGTGGCGCTACCTACCCCACCCGTTCGACCGCCAAATCAATCGCGGTTGAAATCTGCTCCAACTGCCATCCATTCTTCACGGGTAAGCAGAAGCTAATCGATACCGCTGGTCGTGTAGAGCGGTTCCGCCGCAAGTACAAGCTTGAAGGGAAAGAGAAGTAGTAGTCCCCACCGGCCGGCCGACTGCCGGCCTCCGTTGCGTTGGACACCTGTCGCCGCGTTTGAACTGCCGCGAGCCGAAGGGCGAAGACTTTCGATGCTCGCGGTTTTGCTTGTGAACTGCGTATATTATTGAGCAAGGAATTGGCCTTGATCGACAACCGGACGGGCTGGAAAGTGATGCTGGTATGGCGGATTTGAGTGTTGGCGGACAAGCCGTCATAGAAGGGGTAATGATGCGCTCGCGTGACCGAGTGGCGACCGCGGTGCGTACGCCCAGCGGCGAAATCCTGATTAAGACCGAGGAATATGTCCCTCTGTCGCGACGCCACCGCGTGCTGAACGTTCCGGTTCTTCGCGGTGCAGTGGCGTTCGTGGAAATGCTCGTGCTCGGTATCCGCACGCTGAACTTCTCGGCCGAGATCGCCATTCAGGAAGCGGAAAAGGAAGAGGCTGTCAAAGAAGGCCGTGAGTACAAGCCGAACAAGAACAATCGCAACGCGCTTTTGATGATCGGCACGGCGATCATGGCCATGGCGCTCGGCATAGGCATCTTCTTCTATCTGCCGCTCGCTGCGGCCCAGGGAGTGGCCGATCTGTTCGGGTACGGCCGTGAGGCGGTCGGATTCAATCTCGTGGCCGGGGCTGTCCGCCTGCTGCTGTTCTTGCTTTATGTGTGGGCCATTTCGCTTTTCGGTGAATTCCGTCGGGTCTTTCAGTATCACGGGGCCGAGCACAAGTCGATCTATACTTACGAAATGGGTCATGAGTTGACACCCCAGCTTGCGGCGGGGTTTACCCGGTTTCATCCCCGTTGCGGAACATCGTTCATTCTGATTGTCGCTCTCCTGGCCATATTGGTGTATTCGGTGTCTGATTCCATTTATGCGTTAATTGTCGGCCATGCCCCCGCGCTCGGCCCGCGTTTCGCTGTGCATTTCAGCCTCCTCCCGATAGTAGCCGGGGCCTCCTATGAGCTGCTCAAGCTCTCCGGCAAGACCCGCGACAACGCAGTAACCCGCGTGCTCATCGCCCCCGGTCTTTGGCTGCAGCGCATTACGACTAAGGAGCCGTCGCTCGATCAGCTCGAGGTGGCCATCGCTGCGTTGGAGGCATCTCTCGGGGTCACCGAGTCCAAACTAACCTGCCGCCGCACGCCTGTTTCTTAGCCAGTGCCTCCCAACTAATAACTCGTGGGCGGCGGACCTCCCGATCTGCCCCATCCAGATCCTTCTTCGATACACGGGCAGAGGAGACCCCGCGCTTCTGCGCGGGGCCGCGCATGGAAACGCCGGTCTCTTGGTCGGTCCACAATTGATCTTGCCCCCACGAGTGGGATGGCGTACGTTTGTTTACATTGAGGATGATGACTGATGCTGGAGATTGTAGATAGAATTGAAGCGCGCCTGGCCGAAGTCGATAAGCAACTGATCGACCCGGCCAATCTCGCCGACCGCAAGAAACTGATCGAGCTCAACCGTGAGCGCCGCCAGATTTCCGAAATCCTCGAGGCCGGCCGGGAGTACCGACGGGTGGTTACGGGGATAGACGAGGCCCGCGAGATCATCCGCGAGGGGGGTGACGAGGAGCTGGTGGCGATAGCGCGGGAAGAGCTTGCCCGGCACGAGGCGCGGCTGGAGACGGTCGAGAATGAGTTCAAACTTCGGCTGCTGCCGCGCGATCCGACTGACGACAAACCGGCGGTGATAGAGATTCGCGCCGGCACCGGCGGCGACGAGGCCGGGCTGTTTGTGGCCGACATCTTCCGCATGTATCAGCGCTACGCCGACCGGAAGGGATGGAAAATGGAGATCCTCAGCACCAGCGATTCCATCCCCGGCGCGTTCAAGGAAATTATCTTTTCGCTCGACGGCGACCAGGCCTATGGGCTCATGAAGTACGAGTCCGGGGTGCACCGGGTGCAGCGCGTGCCCGCCACCGAGTCGCAGGGGAGGATTCACACCTCGGCCATCACGGTGGCTGTCCTGCCCGAGGCCGAGGAGGTTGAGGTCGAAATCAGGGAGGAGGATATCCGGGTTGATGTGTATCGGTCCACCGGCCATGGCGGGCAGTCGGTCAACACGACCGATTCCGCGGTCCGAATTACCCACCTTCCTACCGGGCTGGTGGTCACCTGCCAGGACGAAAAATCGCAGATCAAGAACCGGGCCAAGGCGCTCAAGGTGCTCCGCGCCCGTCTGTATGACAAGATGCTGGCCGAGCGGAACGCCAAGATCGAGGCCGAGCGTCGTTCCATGGTGTCGACCGGGGATCGCTCCGCCAAAATTCGAACTTATAATTTCCCGCAGTCGCGGGTGACCGACCACCGGATCGGCCTGACCCTCTACCGCCTGAGTGAGATTCTCGGAGGCGATGTCGACAGTCTGATCGAGCCGCTCCGGCAGCACGACCAGGCCGAGCGTCTCAAACTGGCCGAGCCGGGCGTGCGGAGCAAGGCATGAGCCGCACGCTGCGTATCAGCCTGGCTGTTTTCATTTCCCTGGCCATGCTTATTATCGCGCGGACCAATTCGCGCGGCCAGCCGGAGCATCTGGTTCATGTCGACGGCGCCTACCGGTTCGAGATGGTCACGGTTCCGAAAATAGTCGAATCACAATCTGATACAATCCGGGTCACTGTTTCCGGCCCGCTGGATTTCAGGCGAGTGGTATTTCGCACAGGCCAGCTCAGGGGCCTGCCTCCGGATCAGATGGACAGCTATGACAGGTATCAAATGCTGTCGGTCCGCGGCAAGCCGGGTGAGTTCTTCGTTGTGGTCACTGCTCGCGAGCGCGGCGGTCGATTCCACTATTACTTCGAGGTACATACTCCGGACGGCCTGGTGGAAGGGCGGTTTCTCCAGGCCGATGGTTCACCGTTCCAGCTTAGATATATCGGTAAAGTGCCGATCGCCATTCTGATCGGTCACGTCTTCTTCATCTTTGCCACCGTATTCTGTATTTCCATGGCAACAATACATGCGATTCCGATCATTCGCGGCGGCGCTGAGATCAGGCCAATGGCCGTGTATCTGTTCTGGGCGGCGGTGTTCTGTTTTATCGGCGGGTACCCGCTCGGAATTCCGATGAACTATTATGCCTTTAACGGCTACTGGGAAGGGGTGCCGTTCGGCACCGATGCCACCGACAACAAGACCCAACTGCTTTGGATCTACCTGGCGTTTGCATCGCTGTCCACTCTCGGCAGCCTCAGCCGGGGGAAGGTCGGCCGCGACTCGTTTGCGCCACGGACTCTCGGATGGATCGGGTTGGGTACGTTTCTGGTCATGCTTTTTATCTACCTTATCCCGCACTCGATCCAATTCTCGCAGAGGTTCACCTACGCCTTCTGCTATACCTGGATAGCTCTGGTCGCGGCCCTGTATCTCGCCGGGTGGCGTCGCAGCCGCTCTGTCGCACGGGTGTGACTCCGGGTAAGTGTCTATGACCACCGTGCCGTACCTGCCGCACTTTATTGCCGAGCAGGCCAAGCTGCTGGAGGATGTCGGTATCGAATGCGCCCGGGCCGAGATCGAGTGGATTCTCTGTCACGTGCTCGAGGTCGACCGGCTCAACTTGTACCTGCACGGGCAGGAATTGCTCGACGACCGGGCCCTGCGACGAATCAGCGAGATTGTCGCCCGGCGGCGCGAGCGCTACCCGCTTCAGTTCATCCTGCAGGAAGCCTGGTTTTATGGCCGTAAGTTCTATGTCAATGAAGCCGTAATGGCGCCCACTCCGGAAACCGAAACGCTGTGCGAGGCGGCAATCAAGTTCTTGCGTCTGTCCGGAATTCGCTCTCCTCGCGTACTGGATCTCGGCACCGGGTCCGGAGTGATCGCGGTGACCATGGCCGCCGAGCTGCCGGATGCGTCCGCGGTGGCCCTGGATATTTCAGCCGACGCCCTCGCGGTGGCGCGCAGGAACGCCAGTGAACTGGGTGTGGCCGACCGAATCAAGTTCAGAAAGTCTAATCATTTTTCGGCGCTGCAGGCCGCCGAGCGGTTTGATGTTATCCTGTCCAACCCGCCTTATATTACCGAGGCGGAATATCCAACCCTGCAAAAGGAAGTGCTGCACGACCCCCGGATCGCCATGCTGGGTGGCAGGGACGGGCTTGATGTCATTCGCGTGATCGTGCGCGACAGTCCCAACTATCTGGCGCCCGGTGGACGGATTATGTTCGAGGTTGGGTATGGCCAGGCCGAAGCGGTGGCTGCCCTGACCGAGGGAGACTCCCGCTATGTATCGTTTTCGTACCTGAAGGACCTGGCGGGAGTGGACCGCGTGGTTATACTCGGATGTGCGGAGTGACCATGCCGCGTGAGTCGCTTAATGATAAGAAGACACGGGCGAAGCAGATTGTCGCGCTGCTGAAGAAACGGT carries:
- the gcvT gene encoding glycine cleavage system aminomethyltransferase GcvT — translated: MSQGSQSPIKTPFYQYHADAGAKIVDFAGFLMPVQYKGIQAEHLAVRSNVGLFDLSHMGEFEVSGADALAFLQKTTTNNVAKLQIGQIQYNCMPYENGGIVDDLLVYRTGEQSYFLVVNASNITKDFDWLRSHVNGKVDLVNRSSEYGLLAIQGPNAQKVMSQLTDYNLELIPYYHLASAPVGGVNLMFSRTGYTGEDGFEIYIPPQHCDRLWEAVVSAGRKQGLELIGLGARDTLRLEMKMALYGNDIDQTTTPIEAGLGWIVDLEKDFIGKGVIARQKEEKPTRRLVCLEMDGRNVPRHGFDIFDGTGKIGHVTSGTFSPSLQKPVALGYVTADKSKIGTVVEIAIRDKRFPAVVVKPPFYKSASHR
- a CDS encoding 2-phosphosulfolactate phosphatase, producing MNIQLLLTPYPLDRADLDGKTVVVVDVLRSSTTICASLLAGARGVIPVAEPGEAGELRAKLGPDSSVLAGERQGVKIENFQFGNSPTEFTPETVAGKNVILCTTNGTRVFGLTTGAGQVFSGALTNVSSVADALLAEMKDTVIVCSGREGGFSIEDTLCGGLLIDQLTSRLRSVTLNDAGSMARLLYRERKNSLHEAIAQGEHGRFLASIGLDGDVALCSQVDAMPILPVLKDGRLVRAESL
- a CDS encoding ABC-F family ATP-binding cassette domain-containing protein, which translates into the protein MTLFTADSLSKRHKDQVILDRVSFTLRSGERIALVGKNGIGKTTLLEIIAGKQSVDSGVVCRPRDCIVDYVEQEKNEYLDMTLFDFVADARSDLIQTRREIARLEQYLEENPADSVQLERFGTLQHDYERLDGFSFDSQVGAILVGLGFAADRLSERLRHFSGGERNRAGLARILAGQGNLLLLDEPTNHLDIESTAWLEQYLRELDKTMVVVSHDRTFLNATTDQVWELTGGKIEKYFGGIERYLTERVTRREQSAHWYRHQQEEIKRLEEYIRRNMAGQKTKQAQSKLKYLGRIKRLPPPPPEDTGPSISVHSSGRSYAHVLSMQDVTVAYGSQPIVEDLDLDIYRGDKVGLIGRNGSGKTTLLKAVIGELAPVAGSVRLGNNVDVAYFDQDLSDLVDDATVLDNLWNVDPSTEVGAIRSFLARFGFTGEDVLKRVAALSGGEKTKLCLAKLLYHPANLIIMDEPTNHLDMAAREALEAALQDYDGSCLIVSHDRYFLDQVVDRIVHIHNGHARVYSGNYSAFAEKMAAAAPPPKVKSPDQKREFVEFKERSKQRSRHRKAVEATRADIAAAESELEVIESQLAANDRAADWEHLSQLTERQRQLENEILELYAELDRLEAAEHD
- a CDS encoding BatA domain-containing protein, with product MFGFLNSTVLIAAAAALIPLLIHLFSRRRVRVVEFSSLKHLKQMEKRQLRRLKIRQWLLLIARMLIVLMAVLAFARPTVREGSVGAHASVAAVVLFDNSASMDRSVADGNLLELARQRTAQLLETFSQSDKVALVTLDKSGGAGFLEMASPAVAVEELTRVRRGAAKADLQSGMQTAIDLLQSATSLNRELYLVGDRQRTSLPELDLLHDQAFPLYQVDIPLEDVDNLGIVAVDFGGQLIHPGHDFDLVATIRNYSPRDSDERIASLYLDGRRVAQTDFEVPSGGETTVRFTRSVAGTGFHSGYVELTDDRFAPDNRYYFSFRIPEQSSVLIIDGDPVTSLLSLALVPDASGAQYWSVKVAGPGHLAGVNFLDYSVIVAAGMPRLDEAHLRRLQAYVRRGGALFLTYGGNTDIDYFNAAWSEITGINYKSPVRHSFSRAGFYTFDRIEFTHPVFLPFHLEQGRPPEIKFFTLPQLEVVSRAKTLVSFTGEAAALVESQAGDGRVMTFTGPMSPEFSDLTSHGFFVPFVSRVIEYLASDLTSLEIKLFAGQSLTRSLPPGEAAGLGVDLILPDSSAVRLALEDSEGASEVRINQASQAGVYRMVNRGREIDRFAVNIDPIECDLASVDHDQLAQSLGAGVSRRLNYGAPLAEALARFRVGRELWPLFLWAAAMLLAAEMLLGRRSPEE
- a CDS encoding NAD(P)H-dependent oxidoreductase, whose translation is MIRILSISGSPVPGSSTEILLERIAASLGKALAVKSRHVFVRLSDYDIAPCQACGEAPTPRYCFIDDAMTELYEKVEECDCLLFGSPIYFDSVSAQAKIFIDRCNCVRPYNFDRGPTGHHFIRLLHRTRPGAIVLVGGEKGWFEGARRCIAGFFKWIEVTNEACLKFHSLEDNKIGEARERPEALREADEIGQRLAEIIERQHGRR